The following proteins come from a genomic window of Athalia rosae chromosome 1, iyAthRosa1.1, whole genome shotgun sequence:
- the LOC125500363 gene encoding uncharacterized protein F54H12.2-like produces the protein MAFLHARSSECTESELDLFSVPPTQTSIESGQWIHYKLVSSLTDDFSIEFAVPGHGDEYIDLAHTMLSLRVQLRRTKKKTTASASKDASTTPWVTPINDLLHSMFNQVDIFFNQEPVSPANNSYAYRAYIETLLNYAPNAKQSHLTAGLWYDNKNGKTDICEPRGNDVPFMNGFIKRNEIMRNGRVVDLIGHLQCDVFNQKKFLLNGVELRVRLVRSRDSFCLMETEALHTLHILEASLLVRRVKISTGILLAHARTLAKGTAKYPVTRVKVKAFTIHAGVQAETLDNVILGQLPKRVILGLVSNKAFNGDRQRNPLNFQNFMLNYPSLYVDGIRIPSKALQPSFGKNGVYVDTYHTSFFGTGVHFLNDGCGIGRPHYEMRNCLTVSDLTPDLAANCSSYWSLIKHETLRIKLRFDDALQATINCIVYAEFDNIIEVEASRQVVTDFGSEPER, from the coding sequence ATGGCTTTTCTACACGCGCGCTCGAGTGAGTGCACGGAATCCGAATTGGATTTATTCTCTGTACCTCCGACacaaacctcgatcgaaagcGGACAATGGATACACTATAAGCTGGTTTCGTCCCTAACCGATGACTTTTCGATCGAATTCGCTGTACCGGGGCACGGTGACGAGTACATCGACCTTGCCCACACTATGCTGAGCCTACGCGTACAATTACgccgaacaaaaaagaaaacaaccgCATCGGCGAGCAAGGACGCTTCTACTACACCATGGGTGACTCCTATAAATGACTTACTTCACTCAATGTTCAATCaagtggatatatttttcaatcaagaaCCGGTATCACCAGCTAACAACTCTTACGCCTACCGCGCCTACATAGAGACGCTGCTGAATTACGCACCGAACGCTAAACAATCGCATCTTACGGCTGGACTGTGGTACGATAACAAGAACGGCAAAACAGATATTTGCGAACCGCGTGGAAACGACGTACCCTTTATGAACGGTTTCATCAAACGCAACGAAATTATGCGAAACGGACGCGTCGTAGATTTGATCGGACATCTCCAATGCGACGTCTTTAATcagaaaaagtttttactgAACGGTGTGGAACTACGAGTACGCCTTGTACGCTCGAGAGATAGCTTCTGCCTTATGGAAACTGAAGCGCTGCATACTCTACATATTCTAGAAGCATCTTTACTCGTGCGCCGGGTGAAAATCAGCACAGGTATATTGCTGGCTCATGCAAGAACTCTAGCCAAGGGTACGGCAAAATATCCGGTTACCCGAGTTAAAGTCAAAGCCTTCACCATTCATGCCGGCGTGCAGGCTGAGACGCTGGACAACGTCATACTCGGACAACTACCGAAACGCGTCATTTTGGGGCTAGTCAGCAACAAGGCTTTCAACGGTGACAGACAACGGAATCCCCtcaactttcaaaatttcatgctGAATTATCCATCGTTGTACGTCGACGGCATTCGAATACCCTCGAAAGCTTTGCAACCGAGCTTTGGAAAGAACGGCGTATACGTCGACACGTATCACACTTCATTCTTTGGGACCGGAGTACATTTTCTCAACGACGGCTGCGGTATCGGACGACCACACTACGAAATGAGAAATTGTCTCACAGTATCTGACCTAACGCCTGATCTTGCGGCCAACTGTTCGTCTTACTGGTCACTCATTAAACACGAAACACTCAGGATTAAATTACGCTTCGACGATGCACTCCAAGCAACTATTAACTGTATCGTGTACGCGGAATTCGATAATATTATTGAAGTTGAGGCATCGCGTCAGGTTGTCACAGATTTCGGCAGTGAGCCCGAACGCTGA